One Streptomyces coeruleorubidus DNA segment encodes these proteins:
- a CDS encoding multifunctional oxoglutarate decarboxylase/oxoglutarate dehydrogenase thiamine pyrophosphate-binding subunit/dihydrolipoyllysine-residue succinyltransferase subunit, with the protein MSPQSPSNSSISTDTDQAGKNPAASFGANEWLVDEIYQQYLQDPNSVDRAWWDFFADYKPGAAAASAPAGTAAAGAAGTTTAQPAAQAAPAQAAAPAPAAPKPAAAAPAPAQAKPAAQAPAQPAAPAKAAPAPAKPAAAAKPKAEPAGEAPSGPEQVVLRGPAAAVAKNMDASLELPTATSVRAVPVKLLFDNRIVINNHLKRARGGKISFTHLIGYAMVQAIKAMPAMNYSFAKVDGKPTLVKPEHVNLGLAIDLVKPNGDRQLVVAAIKKAETLNFFEFWQAYEDIVRRARDGKLTMDDFSGVTVSLTNPGGLGTVHSVPRLMPGQSVIMGVGSMDYPAEFQGTSQDTLNKLGISKVMTLTSTYDHRVIQGAASGEFLRQVANLLLGENNFYDEIFEALRIPYEPVRWLKDIDASHDDDVTKAARVFELIHSYRVRGHVMADTDPLEYQQRKHPDLDITEHGLTLWDLEREFAVGGFAGKSMMKLRDILGVLRDSYCRTTGIEFMHIQDPKQRKWIQDRVERPHSKPEREEQLRILRRLNAAEAFETFLQTKYVGQKRFSLEGGESVIPLLDAVLDSAAESRLDEVVVGMAHRGRLNVLANIVGKSYAQIFREFEGNLDPKSMHGSGDVKYHLGAEGTFTGLDGEQIKVSLVANPSHLEAVDPVLEGVSRAKQDIIGKGGTDFTVLPVAIHGDAAFAGQGVVAETLNMSQLRGYRTGGTVHIVINNQVGFTAAPESSRSSMYATDVARMIEAPIFHVNGDDPEAVVRVARLAFEFRQAFNKDVVIDLICYRRRGHNESDNPAFTQPLMYDLIDKKRSVRKLYTESLIGRGDITLEEAEQALQDYQGQLEKVFTEVREATSQPAAVEPTDPQAEFPVAVNTAVTTEVVKRIAESQVNIPDHITVHPRLLPQLQRRAAMVEDGTIDWGMGETLAIGSLLLEGVPVRLAGQDSQRGTFGQRHAVIIDRSTGDEYTPLQYLSEDQARLNVYNSLLSEYAAMGFEYGYSLARPEALVMWEAQFGDFVNGAQTVVDEFISSAEQKWAQTSGVVLLLPHGYEGQGPDHSSARPERFLQMCAQNNMTVATPTSPSNYFHLLRWQVHNPHHKPLVVFTPKSMLRLKAAASKAEEFTTGQFQPVIGDASVDAAAVKKVVFCAGKVYYDLEAERHKRGVTDTAIIRIERLYPLPGAELQAEIKKYPNAEKYLWAQEEPANQGAWPFIALNLIDHLDLAVGADVPHGERLRRISRPHSSSPAVGSAKRHQAEQEQLVREVFDA; encoded by the coding sequence GTGTCGCCACAGTCCCCCAGTAACTCGAGCATCTCGACCGACACCGACCAAGCGGGTAAGAACCCCGCCGCGTCGTTCGGTGCCAACGAGTGGCTCGTCGACGAGATCTATCAGCAGTACCTCCAGGACCCGAATTCGGTAGACCGAGCCTGGTGGGACTTCTTCGCCGACTACAAGCCGGGGGCGGCTGCCGCCTCGGCTCCGGCGGGTACCGCGGCCGCGGGGGCCGCGGGGACCACCACCGCTCAGCCGGCGGCCCAGGCCGCCCCCGCCCAGGCCGCGGCCCCCGCCCCGGCGGCCCCGAAGCCCGCGGCCGCCGCACCGGCGCCCGCTCAGGCGAAGCCCGCCGCGCAGGCCCCGGCCCAGCCCGCCGCTCCGGCGAAGGCCGCCCCGGCCCCCGCCAAGCCGGCCGCCGCCGCGAAGCCGAAGGCCGAGCCGGCCGGCGAGGCCCCCTCGGGCCCCGAGCAGGTCGTGCTGCGCGGTCCCGCCGCCGCGGTCGCGAAGAACATGGACGCCTCCCTGGAGCTGCCCACGGCCACGTCCGTGCGCGCGGTCCCGGTGAAGCTGCTGTTCGACAACCGCATCGTCATCAACAACCACCTCAAGCGGGCGCGTGGCGGGAAGATCTCCTTCACGCACCTCATCGGCTACGCGATGGTCCAGGCCATCAAGGCGATGCCGGCGATGAACTACTCGTTCGCCAAGGTGGACGGCAAGCCCACCCTGGTCAAGCCGGAGCACGTCAACCTCGGTCTCGCCATCGACCTGGTCAAGCCGAACGGCGACCGCCAGCTGGTCGTCGCGGCGATCAAGAAGGCCGAGACGCTGAACTTCTTCGAGTTCTGGCAGGCCTACGAGGACATCGTCCGCCGCGCCCGCGACGGCAAGCTGACGATGGACGACTTCTCCGGGGTCACGGTCTCCCTGACCAACCCCGGCGGCCTCGGCACGGTCCACTCGGTGCCGCGTCTGATGCCCGGCCAGTCCGTGATCATGGGCGTCGGCTCCATGGACTACCCGGCGGAGTTCCAGGGCACCTCCCAGGACACCCTGAACAAGCTCGGCATCTCGAAGGTCATGACGCTCACGTCGACCTACGACCACCGGGTGATCCAGGGCGCCGCCTCCGGCGAGTTCCTGCGCCAGGTCGCGAACCTCCTGCTCGGCGAGAACAACTTCTACGACGAGATCTTCGAGGCGCTGCGCATCCCCTACGAGCCGGTCCGCTGGCTCAAGGACATCGACGCCAGCCACGACGACGACGTCACGAAGGCCGCCCGCGTCTTCGAGCTGATCCACTCCTACCGGGTCCGCGGCCACGTCATGGCCGACACCGACCCGCTGGAGTACCAGCAGCGCAAGCACCCCGACCTGGACATCACCGAGCACGGGCTCACCCTGTGGGACCTGGAGCGCGAGTTCGCCGTCGGCGGCTTCGCCGGCAAGTCGATGATGAAGCTGCGCGACATCCTCGGCGTGCTGCGCGACTCGTACTGCCGCACCACCGGCATCGAGTTCATGCACATCCAGGACCCCAAGCAGCGCAAGTGGATCCAGGACCGCGTGGAGCGCCCGCACTCCAAGCCGGAGCGCGAGGAGCAGCTGCGCATCCTGCGCCGGCTGAACGCCGCGGAGGCGTTCGAGACCTTCCTGCAGACGAAGTACGTCGGCCAGAAGCGTTTCTCCCTGGAGGGCGGCGAGTCCGTCATCCCGCTGCTGGACGCGGTGCTGGACTCGGCCGCCGAGTCCCGCCTGGACGAGGTCGTCGTCGGCATGGCCCACCGCGGCCGCCTGAACGTCCTCGCCAACATCGTCGGCAAGTCGTACGCGCAGATCTTCCGCGAGTTCGAGGGCAACCTCGACCCGAAGTCGATGCACGGCTCCGGCGACGTGAAGTACCACCTGGGCGCCGAGGGCACCTTCACGGGCCTCGACGGCGAGCAGATCAAGGTCTCCCTGGTCGCGAACCCCTCGCACCTGGAGGCGGTGGACCCGGTCCTGGAGGGCGTCTCCCGCGCCAAGCAGGACATCATCGGCAAGGGCGGCACGGACTTCACGGTCCTGCCGGTGGCGATCCACGGCGACGCGGCCTTCGCGGGCCAGGGCGTGGTGGCCGAGACCCTGAACATGTCGCAGCTGCGCGGCTACCGCACCGGCGGCACGGTCCACATCGTCATCAACAACCAGGTCGGCTTCACCGCGGCCCCCGAGTCCTCGCGCTCCTCCATGTACGCGACGGACGTGGCCCGCATGATCGAGGCCCCGATCTTCCACGTGAACGGCGACGACCCGGAGGCCGTGGTCCGCGTGGCCCGGCTGGCCTTCGAGTTCCGCCAGGCGTTCAACAAGGACGTGGTGATCGACCTCATCTGCTACCGCCGCCGCGGTCACAACGAGTCGGACAACCCGGCCTTCACCCAGCCGCTGATGTACGACCTGATCGACAAGAAGCGCTCGGTGCGCAAGCTCTACACCGAGTCCCTCATCGGTCGCGGCGACATCACCCTGGAAGAGGCCGAGCAGGCGCTCCAGGACTACCAGGGCCAGCTGGAGAAGGTCTTCACGGAGGTCCGCGAGGCCACCTCGCAGCCGGCCGCCGTGGAGCCCACCGACCCGCAGGCCGAGTTCCCGGTCGCCGTGAACACCGCGGTGACCACGGAGGTCGTCAAGCGGATCGCCGAGTCCCAGGTCAACATCCCCGACCACATCACCGTCCACCCGCGTCTGCTGCCGCAGCTCCAGCGCCGGGCGGCGATGGTCGAGGACGGCACGATCGACTGGGGAATGGGCGAGACCCTCGCGATCGGCTCCCTCCTCCTGGAGGGCGTCCCGGTCCGCCTGGCCGGCCAGGACTCGCAGCGCGGTACGTTCGGCCAGCGCCACGCGGTCATCATCGACCGCAGCACGGGCGACGAGTACACACCGCTCCAGTACCTCTCCGAGGACCAGGCGCGGCTCAACGTCTACAACTCGCTCCTCTCCGAGTACGCGGCGATGGGCTTCGAGTACGGCTACTCGCTGGCCCGCCCCGAGGCGCTCGTGATGTGGGAGGCGCAGTTCGGCGACTTCGTCAACGGCGCGCAGACGGTCGTGGACGAGTTCATCTCCTCGGCCGAGCAGAAGTGGGCCCAGACCTCCGGTGTGGTCCTGCTGCTGCCGCACGGTTATGAGGGCCAGGGCCCGGACCACTCCTCGGCCCGCCCGGAGCGCTTCCTCCAGATGTGCGCCCAGAACAACATGACGGTCGCCACGCCGACGTCGCCGTCGAACTACTTCCACCTCCTGCGGTGGCAGGTGCACAACCCGCACCACAAGCCGCTGGTGGTCTTCACGCCGAAGTCGATGCTGCGTCTGAAGGCGGCGGCCTCGAAGGCGGAGGAGTTCACGACCGGCCAGTTCCAGCCGGTCATCGGCGACGCGTCGGTGGACGCGGCCGCGGTCAAGAAGGTCGTCTTCTGCGCCGGCAAGGTCTACTACGACCTGGAGGCCGAGCGTCACAAGCGCGGCGTCACGGACACGGCGATCATCCGCATCGAGCGCCTGTACCCGCTGCCGGGTGCCGAGCTCCAGGCGGAGATCAAGAAGTACCCGAACGCCGAGAAGTACCTGTGGGCCCAGGAGGAGCCGGCGAACCAGGGTGCCTGGCCGTTCATCGCGCTCAACCTGATCGACCACCTGGACCTGGCGGTCGGCGCGGACGTCCCGCACGGCGAGCGCCTGCGCCGCATCTCGCGCCCGCACAGCTCGTCCCCGGCGGTTGGTTCCGCGAAGCGGCACCAGGCCGAGCAGGAGCAGTTGGTGCGTGAGGTGTTCGACGCGTGA
- a CDS encoding HAMP domain-containing sensor histidine kinase, translating to MSGGPGARRGPGDPEPWGGVSPFSIKTKLGALVVISVLITTGLSVIAVHTKTELRFITVFSMIATLLITQFVAHSLTAPLDEMTAVARSISQGDYTRRVRENRRDELGDLAVTINAMADELEAQDRQRKELVANVSHELRTPIAGLRAVLENIVDGVTQADPETMRTALKQTERLGRLVETLLDLSRLDNGVVPLKQRRFEVWPYLSGVLKEANMVASVRAGIATGSGSHTRTDVHLHLDVHPPELTAHADPERIHQVVANLIDNAVKHSPPHGRVTVKARRGSLPESLELEVLDEGPGIPKSEWHRVFERFNRGSAKRPQGPGSDGGTGLGLAIARWAVDLHGGRIGVAESERGCRILVTLPGLPSVPS from the coding sequence ATGAGCGGCGGGCCGGGAGCACGGAGAGGCCCCGGGGATCCGGAACCCTGGGGCGGGGTGAGCCCGTTCTCGATCAAGACCAAGCTGGGCGCGCTGGTCGTCATCTCGGTGCTGATCACCACGGGCCTGTCGGTGATCGCGGTGCACACGAAGACGGAGCTGCGCTTCATCACGGTCTTCTCGATGATCGCCACGCTTCTCATCACGCAGTTCGTGGCCCATTCCCTCACCGCCCCGCTGGACGAGATGACCGCGGTGGCCCGTTCCATCTCGCAGGGCGACTACACCCGCCGGGTGCGGGAGAACCGCCGTGACGAGCTGGGCGACCTGGCCGTGACGATCAACGCCATGGCCGACGAGCTGGAGGCCCAGGACCGCCAGCGCAAGGAGCTGGTGGCGAACGTCTCGCACGAGCTGCGCACCCCCATCGCGGGACTGCGCGCGGTGCTGGAGAACATCGTCGACGGCGTCACACAGGCCGACCCGGAGACGATGCGCACGGCGCTGAAGCAGACCGAGCGGCTCGGCCGGCTGGTGGAGACGCTGCTGGACCTGTCCCGGCTGGACAACGGCGTCGTACCGCTGAAGCAGCGGCGGTTCGAGGTGTGGCCGTATCTGTCCGGCGTGCTGAAGGAGGCCAACATGGTCGCCTCCGTGCGCGCGGGCATCGCCACCGGCTCGGGCAGTCACACCCGTACGGACGTCCATCTGCACCTCGACGTCCACCCGCCGGAGTTGACCGCGCACGCCGACCCGGAGCGCATCCACCAGGTCGTCGCCAACCTCATCGACAACGCGGTCAAGCACAGCCCGCCGCACGGCCGGGTGACGGTCAAGGCGCGCCGCGGCTCGCTGCCGGAGTCGCTGGAGCTGGAGGTTCTGGACGAGGGCCCCGGCATTCCGAAGTCCGAGTGGCACCGCGTCTTCGAGCGGTTCAACCGCGGCAGCGCCAAGCGGCCGCAGGGGCCGGGCAGCGACGGCGGTACGGGGCTCGGCCTGGCGATCGCCCGCTGGGCGGTGGATCTGCACGGCGGGCGGATCGGAGTGGCTGAATCCGAGCGGGGTTGCCGGATTCTTGTCACTCTTCCGGGACTTCCATCTGTGCCAAGTTGA
- a CDS encoding response regulator transcription factor has product MEQTHTSHNGSATATPGAQRRVLVVEDDATIVDAIATRLRAEGFLVQTAGDGPAAVDTAEAWQPDLLILDIMLPGFDGLEVCRRVQAARPVPVLMLTARDDETDMLVGLGVGADDYMTKPFSMRELAARVHVLLRRVERAALAAATPRSGILRLGELEIDHAQRRVRVRSEDVHLTPTEFDLLVCLANTPRAVLSREQLLAEVWDWADASGTRTVDSHIKALRRKIGAERIRTVHGVGYALETPTP; this is encoded by the coding sequence ATGGAGCAGACACACACCTCCCACAACGGTTCGGCGACGGCTACTCCGGGCGCACAGCGCCGGGTCCTGGTGGTCGAGGACGACGCGACGATCGTGGACGCCATCGCGACCCGCCTGCGAGCCGAGGGATTCCTCGTGCAAACAGCGGGCGACGGCCCGGCCGCCGTCGACACGGCCGAGGCCTGGCAGCCCGACCTGCTGATCCTCGACATCATGCTGCCCGGCTTCGACGGTCTGGAGGTCTGCCGGCGCGTGCAGGCCGCCCGGCCGGTGCCGGTGCTGATGCTCACCGCGCGCGACGACGAGACCGACATGCTGGTCGGGCTCGGCGTCGGCGCCGACGACTACATGACGAAGCCGTTCTCGATGCGGGAGTTGGCGGCGCGCGTCCACGTGCTGCTGCGCCGCGTGGAGCGGGCCGCGCTGGCCGCCGCGACGCCGCGCAGCGGCATCCTGCGCCTCGGCGAACTGGAGATCGACCACGCGCAGCGCCGGGTCCGGGTGCGCAGTGAGGACGTTCACCTCACGCCGACCGAGTTCGACCTGCTGGTGTGCCTGGCGAACACCCCGCGCGCGGTGCTCTCGCGCGAACAGCTGCTCGCCGAGGTCTGGGACTGGGCGGACGCCTCCGGCACCCGGACCGTCGACAGCCACATCAAGGCGCTGCGCCGGAAGATCGGCGCCGAGCGGATCCGTACGGTGCACGGCGTGGGCTACGCCCTGGAGACACCGACGCCATGA
- a CDS encoding spermidine synthase, whose protein sequence is MPISNDIPRVLDRREGPHGEVVLRRHGDRLEIIANGCFLMDTSDGRSERRLVDAALEALAGRDRPDVLIGGLGVGFSLAHAAADPRWAGITVVEREHAIVEWHLDGPLCAFSAEALADPRTHIVEADLVAYVNETSATYDALCLDIDNGPGWTVTEGNGNLYSEAGLASCARVLRPGGVLAVWSAQPSPEFEETLWNAGFQQVRTEEITVARGVPDVVHLGIRPG, encoded by the coding sequence ATGCCCATCTCGAACGACATCCCCCGCGTGCTGGACCGTCGCGAGGGCCCGCACGGCGAGGTCGTGCTGCGACGGCACGGCGACCGGCTGGAGATCATCGCGAACGGCTGCTTCCTGATGGACACCTCCGACGGCCGCTCGGAGCGGCGGCTGGTCGACGCGGCCCTGGAGGCCCTGGCCGGCCGGGACCGGCCGGACGTGCTGATCGGCGGACTCGGCGTCGGCTTCTCCCTCGCCCACGCGGCGGCGGACCCGCGCTGGGCAGGGATCACGGTCGTGGAACGCGAGCACGCGATCGTCGAATGGCATCTCGACGGCCCGCTCTGCGCGTTCTCCGCCGAGGCCCTCGCCGACCCTCGTACGCACATCGTCGAAGCCGATCTCGTGGCCTACGTCAATGAGACATCCGCCACGTACGACGCCCTGTGCCTCGACATCGACAACGGACCCGGCTGGACCGTCACGGAAGGCAACGGAAATCTCTACTCGGAGGCCGGACTGGCAAGCTGCGCACGGGTGTTGAGACCTGGCGGGGTTCTCGCCGTCTGGTCCGCCCAGCCCTCTCCGGAATTCGAAGAAACCTTGTGGAATGCCGGGTTCCAACAGGTGCGTACCGAAGAGATCACGGTTGCCCGGGGCGTTCCGGACGTCGTACACCTCGGCATCCGCCCTGGATAG
- a CDS encoding rhomboid-like protein has product MERTAPADETATPTPTGAPVSDMPGLLDGVPRQRAGGREPYGTAAPGVPEPTAVGKPRPRLGVLRPWRLFPTPTGTPFTFGYAVVLCVTSLISAHADPALVHALLQGSSTDVAHLVRTPELVLVGSALWLAGGVTSPFAIGFVLVLTALERRIGGLRTAGVFLLGHVLATLATEVPVGLAVLAGQLPESSLHRLDYGVSFGVAAGTGALAGLLRPWLRVPLLAGFGGMLLRDLLALTDPMTNWGHLIALAIGVATWPVVRRWRKRRAGSELRGRPFRSAGSASRW; this is encoded by the coding sequence GTGGAACGCACCGCGCCGGCCGACGAGACGGCCACGCCGACGCCGACGGGCGCGCCCGTTTCCGATATGCCGGGGCTGCTGGACGGGGTGCCGAGGCAGCGGGCCGGCGGCCGGGAGCCGTACGGGACCGCGGCCCCGGGCGTACCGGAGCCCACGGCAGTGGGAAAACCCCGGCCTCGACTCGGGGTGCTGCGGCCCTGGCGGCTGTTCCCCACTCCCACGGGTACGCCGTTCACGTTCGGGTACGCGGTCGTCCTCTGCGTCACCTCGCTGATCTCCGCCCACGCGGACCCCGCCCTGGTGCACGCCCTGCTCCAGGGCTCCAGTACGGATGTGGCGCACCTGGTGCGGACGCCGGAGCTGGTGCTGGTCGGCAGTGCGCTGTGGCTCGCGGGCGGGGTGACCTCGCCGTTCGCGATCGGGTTCGTGCTCGTGCTGACCGCGCTGGAACGGCGGATCGGCGGCCTGCGCACGGCCGGTGTCTTCCTGCTCGGGCACGTCCTCGCCACCCTGGCGACCGAGGTCCCGGTCGGGCTCGCGGTGCTGGCCGGGCAGCTTCCCGAGAGCTCGCTGCACCGACTCGACTACGGCGTCAGCTTCGGCGTCGCCGCCGGCACCGGCGCCCTGGCCGGTCTGCTGCGGCCCTGGCTGCGCGTGCCGCTGCTGGCCGGCTTCGGCGGGATGCTGCTGCGGGACCTGCTCGCCCTCACCGACCCGATGACGAACTGGGGGCATCTGATCGCCCTGGCCATCGGCGTCGCGACCTGGCCGGTGGTCCGGCGGTGGCGGAAGAGGCGTGCCGGCTCGGAGCTGAGGGGGAGGCCGTTCAGGTCCGCGGGCAGTGCTTCGCGCTGGTGA
- a CDS encoding GNAT family N-acetyltransferase, with protein sequence MDSTVQAWVDGWIVSRGAAPPVTEPWGCTIDVGTNGHVTRHVFGATGDDLDETAVRKVAGAVTGAGVWLKAFRDPSVVAGWLDGNWWIDPEPGCLMTVPLKPAPANAPDVPDGYRLRSWSRGGVTRVLIAAPDGSLAARGQIAPTGATAVADQIETAPEHRRKGLGSLVMRTLQIAAVRQGARTGVLAGTPAGRGLYEALGWEVVALLTSAKHCPRT encoded by the coding sequence GTGGACAGCACCGTGCAGGCGTGGGTGGACGGGTGGATCGTGTCGCGCGGGGCGGCTCCGCCCGTGACCGAGCCGTGGGGCTGCACGATCGACGTGGGGACGAACGGGCACGTCACACGGCATGTGTTCGGCGCGACCGGCGACGACCTCGACGAGACGGCCGTCCGCAAGGTGGCCGGCGCGGTGACCGGGGCCGGGGTGTGGCTGAAGGCGTTCCGGGACCCGTCAGTGGTCGCAGGCTGGCTGGACGGCAACTGGTGGATCGACCCCGAGCCCGGCTGTCTGATGACGGTCCCGCTGAAGCCGGCCCCGGCGAACGCCCCGGACGTGCCCGACGGCTACCGGCTGCGCAGCTGGTCGCGCGGCGGAGTGACGCGCGTACTGATCGCCGCGCCCGACGGTTCCCTGGCGGCGCGCGGCCAGATCGCCCCGACCGGCGCCACCGCCGTCGCCGACCAGATCGAGACGGCCCCGGAGCATCGCCGCAAGGGACTCGGCAGCCTCGTCATGCGGACGTTGCAGATCGCCGCCGTACGACAGGGGGCGCGGACCGGTGTCCTTGCCGGTACGCCCGCGGGGCGAGGGCTTTACGAGGCGCTGGGCTGGGAAGTAGTGGCCCTGCTCACCAGCGCGAAGCACTGCCCGCGGACCTGA
- the lon gene encoding endopeptidase La translates to MASTSTPLTLPVLPLDGEVVLPGMVVPLDLSDSEVRAAVEAAQAAARSTPGKPRVLLVPRIDGTYANTGVLGTVEQVGRLADGDPGALIRGRGRVRIGAGTTGPGAALWVEGTRVDESVPEPLPGQVAELVKEYKALATAWLRKRGAWQVVDRVQAIDDVSALADNSGYSPFLTADQKVELLETADPVARLKLATQQLRDHLAEQDVAESIAKDVQEGVDKQQREFLLRRQLEAVRKELRELNGEQEGEESDDYRARVEAADLPEKVREAALKEVDKLERSSDQSPEGSWIRTWLDTVLEMPWNERTEDAYDIQGAQTVLDAEHSGLQDVKERITEYLAVRKRRTDRGLGVVGGRRGGAVLALVGPPGVGKTSLGESVAHAMGRKFVRVALGGVRDEAEIRGHRRTYVGALPGRVVRAIKEAGSMNPVVLLDEIDKVGSDFRGDPAAALLEVLDPAQNHTFRDHYLEVELDLSDVVFLATANVLEAIPEALADRMEIVRLDGYTEDEKVVIARDHLLPRQLERAGLDKDEVAVDEGALRKLAGEYTREAGVRTLERSIARLLRKVAAQHELGERELPFTVRDEDLRALIGRPHHVPESAQDPAERRTSVPGVATGLAVTGAGGDVLYVEASLADPETGAAGLTLTGQLGDVMKESAQIALSFLRSRGAELELPVGDLKDRGVHIHFPAGAVPKDGPSAGVTMTTALASLLSGRLVRTDVAMTGEVSLTGRVLPIGGVKQKLLAAHRAGVTTVIIPKRNEPDLDDVPAEVLDKLDVHAVTDVRQVLQLALAPATAGAAPEVPVAA, encoded by the coding sequence ATGGCTTCGACGTCCACACCGCTCACCCTGCCCGTGCTGCCGCTCGACGGTGAGGTCGTGCTGCCCGGGATGGTGGTCCCGCTGGACCTGAGCGACTCCGAGGTGCGTGCCGCGGTGGAGGCCGCCCAGGCCGCTGCCCGGTCAACGCCCGGAAAGCCCCGGGTACTCCTGGTGCCGCGCATCGACGGGACGTACGCGAACACCGGTGTGCTCGGCACCGTCGAGCAGGTCGGCCGGCTGGCCGACGGCGACCCGGGCGCGCTGATCCGCGGCCGGGGGCGGGTGAGGATCGGTGCGGGGACCACGGGTCCCGGCGCGGCCCTCTGGGTCGAGGGCACCCGCGTCGACGAATCCGTCCCGGAGCCGCTGCCCGGGCAGGTCGCCGAACTGGTCAAGGAGTACAAGGCCCTCGCCACCGCCTGGCTGCGCAAGCGCGGTGCCTGGCAGGTCGTCGACCGCGTCCAGGCCATCGACGACGTCTCGGCGCTCGCCGACAACTCCGGCTACTCGCCCTTCCTGACCGCCGATCAGAAGGTCGAGCTGCTGGAGACCGCCGACCCGGTGGCCCGGCTCAAGCTCGCCACCCAGCAGCTGCGTGACCACCTCGCCGAGCAGGACGTGGCCGAGTCCATCGCCAAGGACGTCCAGGAGGGCGTCGACAAGCAGCAGCGCGAGTTCCTGCTGCGGCGTCAGCTGGAAGCGGTCCGCAAGGAGTTGCGCGAGCTGAACGGCGAGCAGGAGGGCGAGGAGTCCGACGACTACCGCGCCCGCGTGGAGGCCGCCGACCTGCCCGAGAAGGTCCGCGAGGCCGCGCTCAAGGAGGTCGACAAGCTGGAGCGGTCCTCCGACCAGTCGCCCGAGGGCTCGTGGATCCGCACCTGGCTCGACACGGTCCTGGAGATGCCGTGGAACGAGCGCACCGAGGACGCCTACGACATCCAGGGCGCCCAGACCGTCCTCGACGCCGAGCACTCCGGCCTCCAGGACGTGAAGGAGCGGATCACCGAGTACCTGGCGGTGCGCAAGCGGCGTACCGACCGGGGGCTGGGCGTGGTCGGCGGGCGGCGCGGCGGTGCCGTGCTCGCGCTCGTCGGACCGCCCGGTGTCGGCAAGACCTCGCTCGGTGAGTCCGTCGCCCACGCGATGGGCCGCAAGTTCGTGCGCGTCGCCCTCGGCGGCGTCCGCGACGAGGCCGAGATCCGCGGTCACCGGCGTACCTACGTCGGCGCGCTGCCCGGCCGGGTCGTCCGGGCCATCAAGGAGGCCGGGTCCATGAACCCGGTCGTGCTGCTCGACGAGATCGACAAGGTGGGCTCGGACTTCCGGGGCGACCCGGCCGCGGCCCTGCTCGAAGTGCTCGACCCGGCGCAGAACCACACCTTCCGGGACCACTACCTGGAGGTCGAGCTGGACCTGTCGGACGTGGTCTTCCTCGCGACCGCCAACGTCCTGGAGGCGATCCCGGAGGCGCTGGCCGACCGGATGGAGATCGTCCGCCTGGACGGCTACACCGAGGACGAGAAGGTCGTCATCGCCCGTGACCACCTGCTGCCGCGCCAGCTGGAGCGGGCCGGGCTCGACAAGGACGAGGTCGCCGTCGACGAGGGCGCGCTGCGCAAGCTCGCCGGTGAGTACACGCGCGAGGCGGGCGTCCGCACCCTGGAGCGGTCGATCGCACGGCTGCTGCGCAAGGTCGCGGCCCAGCACGAACTGGGTGAGCGGGAGCTGCCGTTCACCGTCCGGGACGAGGACCTGCGCGCTCTGATCGGACGGCCGCACCACGTGCCCGAGTCCGCCCAGGACCCGGCCGAGCGCCGGACGTCCGTGCCGGGCGTGGCGACGGGCCTCGCGGTGACGGGCGCCGGCGGTGACGTGCTGTACGTCGAGGCGTCGCTGGCCGACCCGGAGACGGGCGCGGCCGGGCTGACCCTGACCGGTCAGCTCGGGGACGTGATGAAGGAGTCCGCGCAGATCGCGCTGAGCTTCCTGCGCTCCCGCGGTGCCGAGCTGGAACTGCCGGTGGGCGATCTGAAGGACCGGGGTGTGCACATCCACTTCCCGGCGGGCGCGGTCCCCAAGGACGGCCCCAGCGCCGGCGTCACGATGACCACGGCGCTCGCCTCGCTCCTGTCCGGCCGTCTGGTCCGCACGGACGTGGCGATGACCGGCGAGGTCTCGCTGACCGGGCGGGTCCTGCCGATCGGCGGCGTGAAGCAGAAGCTGCTCGCGGCGCACCGGGCGGGCGTCACCACGGTGATCATCCCCAAGCGCAACGAGCCCGACCTGGACGACGTCCCGGCCGAGGTGCTGGACAAGCTCGACGTCCACGCCGTCACCGACGTCCGCCAGGTCCTTCAGCTGGCGCTCGCGCCCGCCACCGCGGGCGCGGCGCCGGAGGTTCCGGTGGCCGCGTGA
- a CDS encoding MarR family winged helix-turn-helix transcriptional regulator produces the protein MHQDGNDDGHRDASLAGTGVDQPAFLALERELTVLLRRARASQGEMAREVHPDLESSAYGLLVRLDECGKQRATELAAYIGVGKATMSRQLRALEELGLVAREPDPADGRAWLVALTQVGHDRVRRVREARRARYAGRLADWDTHEVTELARLLHQLNRGMEK, from the coding sequence GTGCACCAGGACGGCAACGACGACGGACACCGGGACGCCTCTCTGGCCGGAACCGGCGTGGATCAGCCTGCCTTTCTGGCGCTGGAGCGGGAGCTGACCGTGCTGCTGCGGCGGGCCCGGGCCAGCCAGGGCGAGATGGCCCGGGAGGTCCACCCCGACCTGGAGTCCTCCGCGTACGGCCTGCTCGTACGGCTGGACGAGTGCGGCAAGCAGCGGGCCACGGAACTCGCCGCCTACATCGGCGTCGGCAAGGCCACCATGTCCCGCCAGCTGCGCGCCCTGGAGGAACTCGGCCTGGTCGCCCGCGAGCCCGACCCCGCCGACGGACGCGCCTGGCTCGTCGCCCTCACCCAGGTGGGCCACGACCGGGTCCGCCGGGTGCGCGAGGCCCGCCGCGCCCGCTACGCCGGCCGCCTGGCCGACTGGGACACCCACGAGGTCACGGAACTGGCCCGGCTGCTGCACCAGCTCAACCGGGGCATGGAGAAGTAA